The nucleotide sequence TCTATAATAATCAACTAACCTAAAGCATAAAACTCCTCTATCGATTCATAATTTATtgtatgaaattaaattaaagtgaTACCATATAACCAACGAACATTGATtcattaatttgcaaaaattgagCTAGTTCAGTCCCAAACAAAAGATTAAGTTAAACCCCAACTAAACCATATTAGGCCATTCTAATGCTTATATCAAGGTTAATTAGGTCGACAAATCCACAATTAGGTAAACCCTTTACTTCTAGCTAGGGGCAAGAGATTTATATACCAAATTTCTACAAGCTCAATTGAATGTTCTCAAAGATGGACAACTCCAGCTCTTACCTTCTTACAATTAATAAAAAATGTCAAGAATTAAAGagcaaaataaagaagaaagaacAAATCAAACTCTTCAAACCAATTCACCAGCAATTCCTACCATGCAACTTCTCTTGACAGAAGGTATCTGAAGTTGGAGTTATATGGCTGCCATTCAAAAACTTTGCTGGATGATCTGGATTTCGGAAAATTCCCGGAGAGATGATGATGAACCATGTCGACCAAAGCTTGTGTGCTTAGTGCCATCTCCTTGGCATACAAATCCACAATCTTTGGAACAATGATCTTCTCTTCCTTGCAAATCCTGGCGGTTGCTTGAATATACTCTTCTTTTGCAGCTTCCAATTGTTGAAACACTCTCTTGGGGCTATATACTCGGACCTAAAGAGAAGGATCACGTATCAAGAGGGTTTTGAATTCAAATCGCAGAATGACAGAGCTAATTTGCAAAGTCTCAGTGAACTCTTGCTACTACTTAATATCAGCAATTAGTCAAAAATTAACATGGAAAATGCAAGAGGATGTCCAAGTTCACCATCAGTAATTACTACAATGAAAACCAATATTGATGGGGTGTGGAATGTTTACTGGAGGATCGGAGTAACTGCCAGAACACAGTGCGAAATGAAGAAGAGGCTCTTGTTGTTCGATGGCATATCCGTGCCAACGATCTCCAACCTTGTTTTTGAATCTTGAGTGGAACAGTGATTGAAGCCCCTGACATCATAGAAGGGTAACTTGTGAGATTATTGGAGTGCATATCAAAATTGTGGTCAAGAAAGTTGTTACTCTTCATATTTTAAACAAGATTAGATGTTCAGTACTGTAATTCAAAAGTATGCAATGCCATAGTTTTGTTCCAAGTGACAACAGTAAGGGGGAAAAAAGAAACTATGTGGCATACTTGTCGAGGACAATGTGTGCGGCAACAAAGAATGGAACCTCGTATGACGGCTGCATTCACTACACAATTACCAATTGTGCAACTCGCCTAGAGAAAACAAGAACAAGATGAATGCTTAACATCAACGAGTCGAAATTACTTAGCTAATACGACCATGGTACCTTGACAAGAAGGGAAGCCTTACTCCTGTTATCTTGTGGAATTCCACATTCTACATATGCCTTTATAAAGAACATGAACATGTGAGGAAAGTATATCGTATAACTATTTCGTAAGTGGACCGAGGTTTATGCTTACATGCATCACCAAGGCATTGTGTATATTAACCCAAAAGGCTAGCTTATCCTCATGCTTCATCTTCATTGGATCTACCATTTTTAGTCGGCCAAGAACTGACCTGAAAATGACAATAATTTCAATGACAATCTAAAATATTCAAGACTAGTGTTCTAGTTTGTGGTGTATCGGTGCTGAATTCAAGTGAACTAACTTATAATTCTGTAGCATGTCTTCAACACCCCTCAGTCTCCATGGATCCCTACtaattgaaggcacctccacaaTGCAAGAATCAGTTTGTGCTCCACTGAGTTCTGTGAGTCCCTTGGCTTGGAAAGCATTGATCAACCAGGAATCGAAGGCCCGGTGCTTATGGATCGGACTATTTTTCTGTTGTATCGGAGAAAGAACACTGACCGATGAAGGCAAGGAAACAGGAGATGATGGTGGACCATGACAAACCATAGGAGGATCAGCAAGTTTGCAGAGCATGACACT is from Zingiber officinale cultivar Zhangliang chromosome 7B, Zo_v1.1, whole genome shotgun sequence and encodes:
- the LOC122005608 gene encoding uncharacterized protein LOC122005608 isoform X1 gives rise to the protein MPLECCQLLNDMWLFLFVLCPTFSHPDLHTLWQLNPRTRFLNPTIFTPASDEFAQWSCQSSTIFPFTSKARKALGGNRSVCLQHCMAMKTEGSDSDKTNMELQFGSTARSVSSSQDIMSIAEPDTEELVREIALLELEVMYLEQYLLSLYRRAFDHQVLTLSSSSVRNYDSKVIQHDSTLRASSRKEGTKHLSFRETMNQNSTIKLVPQDDDQCSSVLFSQRATCSSWMSSSNESLATAAYSCHSPPLSFHKEEKNHASRAISLAEYLGANIDDHVPETPNRLSEQMVRCMSVMLCKLADPPMVCHGPPSSPVSLPSSVSVLSPIQQKNSPIHKHRAFDSWLINAFQAKGLTELSGAQTDSCIVEVPSISRDPWRLRGVEDMLQNYKSVLGRLKMVDPMKMKHEDKLAFWVNIHNALVMHAYVECGIPQDNRSKASLLVKASCTIGNCVVNAAVIRGSILCCRTHCPRQGLQSLFHSRFKNKVGDRWHGYAIEQQEPLLHFALCSGSYSDPPVRVYSPKRVFQQLEAAKEEYIQATARICKEEKIIVPKIVDLYAKEMALSTQALVDMVHHHLSGNFPKSRSSSKVFEWQPYNSNFRYLLSREVAW
- the LOC122005608 gene encoding uncharacterized protein LOC122005608 isoform X2 yields the protein MELQFGSTARSVSSSQDIMSIAEPDTEELVREIALLELEVMYLEQYLLSLYRRAFDHQVLTLSSSSVRNYDSKVIQHDSTLRASSRKEGTKHLSFRETMNQNSTIKLVPQDDDQCSSVLFSQRATCSSWMSSSNESLATAAYSCHSPPLSFHKEEKNHASRAISLAEYLGANIDDHVPETPNRLSEQMVRCMSVMLCKLADPPMVCHGPPSSPVSLPSSVSVLSPIQQKNSPIHKHRAFDSWLINAFQAKGLTELSGAQTDSCIVEVPSISRDPWRLRGVEDMLQNYKSVLGRLKMVDPMKMKHEDKLAFWVNIHNALVMHAYVECGIPQDNRSKASLLVKASCTIGNCVVNAAVIRGSILCCRTHCPRQGLQSLFHSRFKNKVGDRWHGYAIEQQEPLLHFALCSGSYSDPPVRVYSPKRVFQQLEAAKEEYIQATARICKEEKIIVPKIVDLYAKEMALSTQALVDMVHHHLSGNFPKSRSSSKVFEWQPYNSNFRYLLSREVAW